In the genome of Bacteroides mediterraneensis, the window ACGGATTCGTTATCTTTCATCCCGGGAGCGGTGTCTGGAGATATTGCCGGCATTTGCCGGTTGGGAAGGCATCTGTGGGGAGATGAAAGCCTGTAAGCAGTTGACTGAGGTGGATACGTTCATACGGGAAAGAGGGCAGGTTATCTTGAAAGCTCCCTGGTCGGGAAGTGGTAGAGGGCTTTGGAAGGTTTCTGCGGCAAGCTGGAATGCACAGCTGGCGGGATGGGCGTCCCGTATTTTGAAGGTACAGGGAAGGCTGATGGCAGAGCCTATTTATGACAAGGTGGCTGATTTTGCCATGGAGTTTTTCTCAGATGAGAATGGGGAGGTCCGGTTTGTGGGATATTCTTATTTTGAAACGGATGTGCACGGGAATTATAAAGCAAACCGTCTGCTGAGTAATACCGCTATCGAGGAACGGCTTTCACGTTATGTGTCGTTGGAACGGTTGTCGTGTATCGGGGCTTGCCTGGAAGCGTCGTTGAAAAAGTTGCTGGGTCAAGCTTATCAGGGTTATTTAGGGGTGGATATGATGGTATGCCGTGTGGAAGACGGGTATCGGATACATCCTTGTGTGGAGATTAACCTGCGTATGAATATGGGGGTACTTTCCCGGATTTTATATGACAGGTACGTACATCCTTTGTCGGAAGGAGAATATGTGGTGGAACATTACTTGCGTGAAGGGGAAGCACTCTCGTTTCATCGGGAGATGGTGGAAAAGTATCCTTTGGAATGGAAGGAGGGAAAGGTGGCATCTGGCTACCTTCCTCTGACGCCAGTGAGGGAAGATATCCGGTTTCAGGCTTATCTGCGGGTGGAAGTATGGGCATAAAAAAAGTCCGGAGAACTTCCGGACTTTTTTATGTTTTGTAGGAATGGGGTTTAGAAGAAGAGATAACGTTTGTCTTCCACTTTTGCTTTCTGATACAGGTCATTGATGAGCTGGCTTCCTGCGATACGTGCGGCCATGTTGCTCAATGTGGCTTCTTCCTGTTTTGCATCAAATTTCTCGTTGCCCTTATCCTTGGCATATACCTGAATCATATAAACACCTGCATTTCCCTTGACAGGAGTGCTTACTTTGTTGACTGCGGTTTTGGCAGCTACAGCACCGACAACCGGTTCGCTGGCGCGTGTCACTGAAATATAAGCCGGTGCGCTGAAAGTAACGTGTTTTACTGAATCACTCACTGCATCTTTCATGCCTTTTACCTGAGCGATAGAGTTGTATTTCTTCATTTCAGCCATAATCTGGTCTGCTTTCTTGTCGCGACGGATTTCATTCTTCAGCATTTCTGCTACCGAGTTGATGTCACGGTAACCAGCTTCATGAATCTTGTCGAGAGCTACTACCATCAGGTGGTCGTTTTCACCACATTCATACAGCGGAGAAACTTCACCCGGTTTTGCGGCGAAAATCCATTTCAGGGCTTCGCGAGTGGAACGTACACCACCTACATAGTGTTCTGCACTGGAGAGGTCGGTGCGCGGTGTCAGTGTATAACCACTTTCTTCTGCATTCTTGACCATAGATTCGATGGTGGTGTTCTGTGCTACAAACTGGCTGAACTTGTTGTAGGCCGCATTGTAGGTTTCCTTGCTGAATTCAACCGGACGTTTTACTACAGCGACTTTATACTTGGTCTGCATGCCTTTTTTGTCCATTACCTGCAGAATCAGGTTGGCCTGTCCCATGTTCACGTTTGTCAGTTCGTTTACCGGCTGGTTGAGCAGTGTGTTGATGAACTTGCTGTTGTCGGCATCCAATTCGGCACCTTCCCAGCTTTGTGAATTAACCCAAGTTGCTTCACCTGTCTGTCCGTAGATTTTAGCTACAGCAGCGAAGTCGGCTCCGCCTTTCAACGCATTGTAGATACTGTCGGCCAGAGTCTTTGTCTTTTCTTCTGTGTCGGCATATACCTGAATCTGGCGGAACTGGATAGAATCAGGAGAAGAAACTTTGGCCAGCACCTTGAAGGCATTGTAAGAATCGTCTGTCTGATTGTAGTAAGGGCCATATATTTCATTTACGCCTGTGGAGTCAAGACGGGCGGCTACATCGGCAGGGAGTACCGTCTTTTTTACCGGAACGTCTGAATAGTTTACAGAAGAACCTGTAGAACGTACGAAGGTTCCGAAGTCGGTGGTTGTGTTAGCCAGCTGGCTGCTGTATTCTGTCACTTCTTTTTCAACGGCTTTGCGGTCTGCATCCGACGGAACCACTTTCACATCGATGTAGCGGATGTCGCGTGTTTCTACCAGCTGTTTGAACTGTTCTTTCTTTTCATTGTAACGGTCCTTGATTTCGCTGTCGGAAACCTGGATGGTTGAATCGCTGATAGAGCTGTAGGGAACACCAGCCAGCAGCAAATCGCTCTGTTCTGTACGAGACTTGAATGCGTCTTCAGCAGATACCGGGTTTGAAATCAATGATTTTGTAACCAGGTTTTGGTATTTCTCGGCCAATGTGCTTTCAGCCAGGGTTTTTTCTACGAACTTCCAGAAAGCACCCATTTTCTGATAATATTCTACATATTGTGCCGGCATTTTGCTAGCGTCCATATTGGCATAGTCTACCAAGAATTTTTTCAGCATATCTTTATCGAACATGCCAGTCTGCGGATTACGGAACGGAGTCTGCATCAGCAACGGGTGAGTTCCTTGGTCGATGATGGCCTGAATTTCGGCATCTGTCACTTTCAGGCCCAGTTTCTTTGCCTGTTCAGCAATCAGTTTGTTGTTGACGTAGCTCTGCCATACCTGATCTTTTACGTTGTTCAACTGATCTTCCGTGAGGGAATTCAGACCGTTTGTCAGTTTGATGACTTCGCTGAGCTCATCTACCATCTTTTGATAATCTTGTGCACTGAGAACTTCCCCGTTCACTTCTCCTACGTCTTGTTTACCTTGATGCGGCTGGAGCACTTTCCATGCGTCTCCCGCGATGAATGCAAAAAGGGCAAGACCGATTACGATGACCAATAAAGGTCCTTTGCTTCGAATTTTTTGTAAAGTTGCCATTTAAAGTTATTATTTTTTTGTTTATTGTTTTTATATTTCTGCTATTAGCGCACGAAGATACAAAAAATACTGTTTAGTCGCTATTTTCTCTCAAAAAAATGCTTATTTCTGTGTAATCAGCTTCACCAGTTCAATTCGATTGGCACTCACTTTGATAATTTTGAAAGTGAAACCTTCCGTCTCGATGACTTCGTTTACTTTGGGAATACTTTGGCATTCATTGAGGATAAGTCCGCCTATGGTCTGGTAATCTTCGCTTTCCGGCAGGTTCAGGTTGAATGTCTCATTGGCTTTTTCTATGTCCATTCTTCCGGAAAAGATGTATTCGTTTTCTGAAATCTGTTTGGCTACCGTAGAAGTCGTATCATGTTCGTCTTCTATGTCACCTAAAATTTCTTCTATCAGGTCTTCCAGTGCCACAATGCCTGAAACTCCTCCAAATTCGTCCACCACTACAGCCAATGAGCGTTTCTGCTGCTTGAAGATGCGCATTAACTTATGTGCAGCCATTGTTTCCGGAACGAATGGAATGCTGCGGATGTTATTCTGCCATTCTGTGGTTCCTTTGAACATTTCGGATGAATGGATATAGCCGATGATGTTGTCAATATTGTCTTTATATACAATGATTTTGCTGATTCCGTTTTCTATGAATACTTTTTTCAGCTCGTCAAGGGGAGTCTCTGAATCCACTGCAATGATTTCTGTACGTGGAATCATGCAGTCGCGTATCTTTACATTGGAAAAATCGAGTGCATTACGGAATATCTTGATTTCATTGTCTATTTCTTCTCCCTCTTTCCCTTCTTCAATGCTGCTTTGTATGAAATAGTCCAAATCGACTTTGGTAAAGGCCTTTTCCCGGTCTTCCTTATTGGTCTTGACTCCGACAAGGTGCAGGATACCGCTGGAAAGTACAGATGAAAAACGGCTGATGGGGTAGAGTATGATGTAGCAGATAAAGGCGGGTAGGCTGAAAGCCTTTAAAGTAGCGTTGGGGTTTAGCTTGAATAACGTTTTGGGAATGAATTCTCCTGTCACAAGAATAATCAGAGTAGAGATGATGGTTTCTATTGATACAAGCAATGCTTGATTGGAAGTGACATCTGCGAGGATATAATGCTCAATGA includes:
- a CDS encoding peptidylprolyl isomerase, with the translated sequence MATLQKIRSKGPLLVIVIGLALFAFIAGDAWKVLQPHQGKQDVGEVNGEVLSAQDYQKMVDELSEVIKLTNGLNSLTEDQLNNVKDQVWQSYVNNKLIAEQAKKLGLKVTDAEIQAIIDQGTHPLLMQTPFRNPQTGMFDKDMLKKFLVDYANMDASKMPAQYVEYYQKMGAFWKFVEKTLAESTLAEKYQNLVTKSLISNPVSAEDAFKSRTEQSDLLLAGVPYSSISDSTIQVSDSEIKDRYNEKKEQFKQLVETRDIRYIDVKVVPSDADRKAVEKEVTEYSSQLANTTTDFGTFVRSTGSSVNYSDVPVKKTVLPADVAARLDSTGVNEIYGPYYNQTDDSYNAFKVLAKVSSPDSIQFRQIQVYADTEEKTKTLADSIYNALKGGADFAAVAKIYGQTGEATWVNSQSWEGAELDADNSKFINTLLNQPVNELTNVNMGQANLILQVMDKKGMQTKYKVAVVKRPVEFSKETYNAAYNKFSQFVAQNTTIESMVKNAEESGYTLTPRTDLSSAEHYVGGVRSTREALKWIFAAKPGEVSPLYECGENDHLMVVALDKIHEAGYRDINSVAEMLKNEIRRDKKADQIMAEMKKYNSIAQVKGMKDAVSDSVKHVTFSAPAYISVTRASEPVVGAVAAKTAVNKVSTPVKGNAGVYMIQVYAKDKGNEKFDAKQEEATLSNMAARIAGSQLINDLYQKAKVEDKRYLFF
- a CDS encoding hemolysin family protein, producing the protein MGLIIQLLISMAFSAFFSGMEIAFVSSNKLRFEMEKTNNVSSYILSVFYRHSNNFISTMLVGNNIALVIYGILMAQLIEHYILADVTSNQALLVSIETIISTLIILVTGEFIPKTLFKLNPNATLKAFSLPAFICYIILYPISRFSSVLSSGILHLVGVKTNKEDREKAFTKVDLDYFIQSSIEEGKEGEEIDNEIKIFRNALDFSNVKIRDCMIPRTEIIAVDSETPLDELKKVFIENGISKIIVYKDNIDNIIGYIHSSEMFKGTTEWQNNIRSIPFVPETMAAHKLMRIFKQQKRSLAVVVDEFGGVSGIVALEDLIEEILGDIEDEHDTTSTVAKQISENEYIFSGRMDIEKANETFNLNLPESEDYQTIGGLILNECQSIPKVNEVIETEGFTFKIIKVSANRIELVKLITQK